A single genomic interval of Spinacia oleracea cultivar Varoflay chromosome 6, BTI_SOV_V1, whole genome shotgun sequence harbors:
- the LOC110791953 gene encoding cinnamoyl-CoA reductase-like SNL6 — protein sequence MAPASFIPISNTVCVMDASGSLGSSLVNRLLQRGYIVHAAVQPHGEVKGLEGLSDDDGKERLKIFDCDVFDYHSILDVLKGCSALFYNFELPFDQPVYDEYTVDTEVRAAHNVLEACAQIDTIDKVVFTSSAATILWRENRQMMSELDERHWSDVGYCRKFKLWHALSKTLAEKSAWALAMDRGISMVTINGGLLVSDLSIRHPYLKGAAEMYQDGVLVTVDLNFLVDAHICVFEDISTYGRYLCFNHVVNRPESAIKLAKILLPSAPVQAQSFQEDDKTIQQRITNKKLKKLIMEFESHHDDQDINL from the exons ATGGCCCCTGCATCATTCATCCCCATTTCAAACACAGTATGTGTTATGGATGCGTCCGGTTCACTCGGTTCGAGTCTCGTAAACCGGCTTCTTCAACGTGGTTACATTGTTCATGCCGCGGTTCAACCTCACG GTGAAGTGAAGGGATTGGAGGGGTTAAGTGATGATGATGGAAAAGAAAGGTTGAAGATATTTGATTGTGATGTGTTTGATTATCATAGTATACTTGATGTTTTGAAGGGTTGCTCTGCTTTGTTCTATAACTTTGAACTTCCTTTTGATCAACCTGTCTATGAT GAATATACAGTGGATACGGAAGTAAGAGCGGCACACAATGTGTTAGAAGCGTGTGCGCAGATTGACACAATTGACAAAGTTGTTTTCACGTCATCGGCAGCAACCATTCTCTGGAGAGAAAATCGCCAGATGATGTCAGAACTCGACGAGAGGCACTGGAGTGATGTGGGATATTGTCGTAAATTTAAG TTATGGCATGCATTGTCAAAGACTTTAGCCGAGAAGAGTGCATGGGCATTGGCAATGGACCGTGGGATTAGCATGGTAACAATCAACGGTGGATTGTTGGTGTCTGATCTTTCCATAAGACACCCTTACTTAAAAGGAGCGGCTGAGATGTACCAAGATGGAGTATTAGTGACCGTTGATTTGAACTTCTTGGTTGATGCCCACATTTGTGTTTTTGAAGACATTTCAACTTATGGACGATACTTATGCTTTAATCACGTCGTTAATCGCCCTGAAAGCGCGATTAAGCTCGCTAAGATCTTGTTGCCCTCGGCACCCGTACAAGCCCAAAG TTTTCAAGAGGACGACAAAACGATTCAACAAAGGATTACCAACAAGAAGTTGAAGAAATTGATCATGGAATTTGAATCTCATCATGATGATCAAGATATCAACTTATAA
- the LOC110791969 gene encoding transcription factor bHLH71, with product MALEMMPNYNDFFNFMVYETLNNAPIYGSNFGIMDDLFVMENPENLGGISGLGSMDQCPSSRTASKRVNLGVVQGRKVRRRRPKVSKNKEEAETQRMTHITVERNRRKQMNEHLAVLRSLMPESYAQRGDQASIVGGAIEFVKELEHLVQSLELQKMIFLQQTGIMKSETGDSNSNSNNTPTTTYNSTLSTQFPEFFTDSDQTFSEVGNKYTLKSKAEVAEIEVTLIETHANLRILSKKNPRQLSKLVSGFQTLRFTVLHLSVTTLDPLVLYSISLKVEEGCQLTTVDSITEAVHHMLRIIEQDVAPSLLTY from the exons ATGGCCCTAGAAATGATGCCTAACTATAATGATTTCTTCAACTTCATGGTCTATGAAACTCTGAATAATGCTCCTATATATGGAAGTAATTTTGGCATTATGGATGATCTTTTTGTAATGGAAAACCCTGAAAATCTTGGTGGTATATCCGGATTGGGATCCATGGATCAGTGTCCGAGTAGTAGAACAGCTAGCAAGAGGGTGAACTTAGGTGTTGTACAAGGAAGGAAGGTGAGAAGGAGAAGGCCAAAAGTTAGCAAGAACAAAGAAGAAGCTGAAACACAGAGGATGACTCACATTACTGTTGAGAGGAATCGCAGGAAACAGATGAATGAACACCTTGCTGTTCTTCGTTCTCTTATGCCTGAATCTTATGCTCAAAGG GGTGATCAGGCCTCAATAGTTGGTGGTGCCATAGAATTTGTGAAGGAGCTTGAACATCTTGTACAATCCCTTGAACTTCAGAAGATGATCTTTCTGCAACAAACAGGAATTATGAAATCAGAAACCGGTGACAGTAACAGTAACAGTAACAATACTCCAACCACAACCTACAACAGCACATTGTCAACTCAATTCCCAGAATTTTTCACAGATTCTGATCAAACTTTTTCTGAAGTTGGTAACAAGTATACCTTAAAGAGCAAAGCTGAAGTAGCTGAAATCGAGGTCACCTTGATCGAAACCCATGCAAATCTTCGAATCCTTTCGAAGAAAAATCCAAGACAGTTATCAAAATTGGTTTCTGGTTTCCAAACACTTCGGTTCACTGTTCTTCATCTCAGTGTCACCACATTGGACCCTTTAGTCCTGTATTCCATCAGTTTGAAG GTAGAAGAAGGGTGCCAGCTCACTACTGTAGATAGTATTACAGAGGCAGTTCATCACATGCTTAGAATAATTGAGCAAGATGTTGCTCCTTCTTTGTTAACTTATTAA
- the LOC110790652 gene encoding RING-H2 finger protein ATL29: MQKAEAGGPLSRPITKPYIINTPMSMTESPLPDPQFPQDPTPPVTLVLTILLLVMFFVGFFSIYFCRCFLENIVNSLNNRQTPNGTPINPNTTTTTLTPPGLDLTIVNSFPTFTYSSVKDYRREKYGLECAICLCEFDDDDILRLLTSCCHVFHRECIDLWFELHKSCPVCRRNLDTLEMEKSPEKLPYNRSIRRNGSIGNNNVDHDIIEENTSSLDTNNNNHNHNNHNDAISIVIKEDYDANDNKKNSEDCALKCVKFARSHTTGHSIFRDRAPREEADKYTLRIPDHVKELIKRRHRHKVTLSCTTFEEVSCKTSRTRHEGFGEISAFENKGDGPLLD, from the coding sequence ATGCAAAAAGCTGAGGCCGGAGGACCATTATCCCGGCCAATAACCAAGCCGTATATCATCAACACGCCGATGTCGATGACGGAATCGCCACTTCCGGACCCACAATTCCCTCAAGACCCAACACCACCGGTTACACTTGTTCTAACCATACTTCTATTAGTTATGTTTTTTGTAGGTTTCTTTTCCATATATTTTTGTAGATGTTTTTTAGAAAATATAGTCAATTCTTTAAATAATAGGCAAACTCCTAATGGAACTCCTATTAATCCAAATACTACTACTACAACCCTAACTCCTCCTGGCCTAGATTTAACCATTGTAAACTCATTTCCTACTTTTACATATTCAAGTGTAAAAGATTATAGACGTGAGAAATATGGCCTTGAATGTGCTATATGTTTGTGTgagtttgatgatgatgatatccTTAGACTATTGACAAGTTGTTGTCATGTCTTTCACAGAGAGTGTATAGATCTATGGTTCGAGTTACATAAATCGTGTCCGGTTTGTCGGAGAAACCTGGATACCTTGGAAATGGAGAAATCACCGGAGAAACTTCCCTACAACAGAAGTATTAGAAGAAATGGTAGTATTGGAAACAATAATGTAGATCATGATATTATCGAGGAAAATACATCCTCTTTggatactaataataataatcataaccATAATAATCATAATGATGCTATTAGCATCGTGATTAAGGAGGATTATGACGCGAATGATAATAAGAAGAACAGTGAAGATTGTGCATTGAAATGCGTGAAGTTTGCAAGATCACATACAACGGGACATTCGATATTTAGGGATAGGGCTCCTAGAGAAGAGGCCGATAAATACACGTTGAGAATACCGGATCATGTCAAAGAACTCATCAAAAGAAGGCATCGTCATAAAGTTACATTAAGTTGTACAACATTTGAGGAGGTTTCATGCAAAACATCAAGAACAAGGCATGAAGGTTTTGGAGAGATTTCTGCTTTTGAAAATAAAGGAGATGGTCCCTTATTAGATTag
- the LOC110791962 gene encoding uncharacterized protein At4g17910: protein MADSSATTSFNHNKHLKEQFVSNLSGSSLLDIFSLALVIPVIVLIRRAIGLNYVSGSIISQRSSKKDDSDSATAKSSSSYMVSVAVDFLFIVVPILFVHTVLSEYVHKLALSLTFFLLFCMLVKRYNIFLSSGSGQPRDTVRKSISSFRVVMMIITCVCILAVDFKIFPRKYAKTETYGTSWMDLGVGSFVVANALVSRHARNVYSGGWKTALQSTCPLILLGFARLVSTTGVDYQVHVGEYGVHWNFFFTLAAISLLTSAINIHPQYCGILGLSILTGYQIFLVQGLNKYLLSDVRGLDIISENKEGVFSIFGYMSMYLIGVQLSYQLFFKNNSCSSHRDQQTRKEVCAISVVLWLLTLVLNQHVEQVSRRMCNMAYVMLVLAVTFEVLAIFMLSEFVPGSNFTALEAAFDQNLLASFLLANLLTGLVNLSFDTLFASSNQALAILLLYAFVLCLFTGLAKFYNFRLKFW, encoded by the exons ATGGCGGATTCATCTGCAACAACGTCCTTCAACCACAACAAGCATCTCAAAGAACA GTTTGTTAGCAACTTATCTGGATCATCTTTACTCGACATTTTCTCACTCGCACTCGTTATTCCT GTAATTGTGCTGATTCGGCGTGCAATTGGGTTAAATTATGTTTCTG GTTCCATTATTTCACAGAGGTCGTCAAAGAAAGATGATAGTGATTCAGCTACTGCAAAGTCTTCCAGTTCCTACATGGTGTCAGTGGCTGTGGATTTTCTCTTCATTGTTGTTCCTATCCTCTTTGTCCACACT GTTTTGTCAGAATATGTACATAAACTAGCACTATCACTGACATTCTTTCTTCTCTTCTGTATGTTAGTCAAAAG ATATAATATCTTTTTATCTTCTGGAAGCGGCCAACCACGTGATACTGTAAGGAAAAGTATATCATCATTTAGAGTTGTCATG ATGATAATTACATGTGTATGTATACTTGCTgttgacttcaaaatattcccTCGAAAATATGCGAAGACAGAGACCTATGGAACTAGTTGG ATGGATCTTGGCGTGGGATCATTTGTGGTGGCAAATGCCCTGGTTTCACGACACGCACGTAATGTTTATTCAGG AGGATGGAAGACTGCCCTTCAGTCTACTTGTCCACTGATCTTGTTGGGTTTTGCTCGTCTCGTTTCAACTACAGGAGTGGATTATCAG GTCCATGTGGGGGAATATGGTGTGCACTGGAATTTCTTTTTTACTCTTGCTGCAATCTCGCTTCTGACATCAGCAATAAATATTCATCCACAATACTGTGGGATTCTTGGTCTGTCCATTCTTACAG GGTACCAAATCTTTTTGGTGCAGGGCTTAAACAAATATCTGCTATCTGATGTGAGAGGATTGGACATTATAAGCGAAAACAAGGAAGGTGTCTTCAGTATATTTG GATATATGAGTATGTATCTGATTGGTGTTCAGCTGAGCTACCAACTATTCTTTAAGAACAATTCTTGTTCTTCACATAGAGATCAGCAGACAAGAAAGGAAGTTTGCGCCATTTCTGTTGTACTCTG GTTGTTGACTCTGGTTTTAAACCAGCATGTGGAACAAGTCTCGCGAAGAATG TGCAACATGGCGTATGTGATGCTTGTGCTGGCTGTAACTTTTGAG GTTCTGGCAATTTTTATGCTTTCCGAATTCGTTCCTGGAAGTAATTTCACAGCTCTTGAAGCAGCTTTTGACCAAAATCTATTAGCATCCTTTCTTCTG GCAAATCTGCTAACAGGGCTGGTAAACTTATCTTTTGATACTCTATTTGCCTCTTCAAATCAAGCCTTGGCTATTTTACTACTATATGCATTTGTTCTGTGTCTTTTCACTGGACTtgcaaaattttataatttccgGTTGAAGTTTTGGTAG